From one Trifolium pratense cultivar HEN17-A07 linkage group LG1, ARS_RC_1.1, whole genome shotgun sequence genomic stretch:
- the LOC123908901 gene encoding uncharacterized protein LOC123908901 isoform X3 has translation MVVESATKAKVIQRYLGDMYEVLPSYGHVRDLAARSGSVRPDDDFSMVWEVPSSAWTQLKSINLALSGAENLIIASDPDREGEAIAWHIIEMLHQQGALRDNVFLARVVFHEITEQSIKTALQAPREIDVNLVHAYLARRALDYLIGFNISPLLWRKLPGCQSAGRVQSAALSLICDREMEIDQFKPKEYWTMEAKFDRKERISNKDVTFRGRLTHFDSNKLTQFSITSDGQARDIEGKVNSAEFQVISMKKNKVRRNPPTPYITSTLQQDAGNKLKFSASQTMKIAQKLYEGVELSNGKAVGLITYMRTDGFHISDEAVANIRSLIIERYGQNFVAQSPPKYFKKVKNAQEAHEAIRPTDIRYLPSMLAGVLDEESLKLYTLIWSRTVSCQMEPAILEKIQVDIGNADKSIMLRSASSRVEFPGYQAVFTDIVTEAGQDRDSDGSNHDLAFEVLNSLKTEDLLHLVETEGSQHHTQPPPRYSEASLVKKLEELGIGRPSTYASTLRVLQDRKYVTVKSRVLSPEFRGRMVSAFLSHHFSEVTDYSFTADMETELDNVSAGITKWKGLLGDYWTRFKSYCERTSNVHIHQVEKMLEKKFADYLFGSLPDKSRVCPSCNEGTLIFKVSRFGAGYFIGCDQHPRCKYIAKTLYGNDDDGDDDDEEDTPKQNTMIEEPKLLGFNSANEKILLKSGPYGIYIQLGEDRKGHPPKRVSVPHVKDVDSITLEDALVLLQYPLTLGKHPQDGNPVELKVATRGYSIWHGSKIAPVPKRLIAFGTRHGRNYISGSSLSSSSSSQKKVFFSNFNLIPCQLSSCNSDSKDDFHIVMNILSNSAPSRGGHQIYSALDAALDDVTNLDKHFVLKVIETSCQTKLLHTPRVPPSDLIRYLKLVWKNNKDLITTSVVQSLVSSICCSTSPTQRPTKNDLLFLWDFLNHIARYHPPGLLNAPILNTLIQSLGGEGKAALDVFNKFQVFHCVPNHDTYYFTLQALLNTSTCSPDMIHQAASICQNMMLLLPPHDHHHGGSSHDQEYTQPSPPPPPPSPDDDDNDIDFQTALTFLGGIPRPYLKDRVCANLNLIDFNPLRQQLHHFVLKTIETSSQTKLIETRKVSPHNLIHFVKWAWRRRSNNNKDLITTHVLESLVSAVVRGNVHLRKNDILFLWDLLKHIGHCQTGLLNTQILNQLLYDNQLKFDHGKTALEIFHKFEVFQCVPSRDTYTLTLEALLATRLIMSHQAASICQKMLLHPETLLLDDAPVLIALISWFAQNNMTKEAYALYLAAKEKPKTNPNWPLWIDRSFLLLTITVLCSKKETVYLAFEMFNDIPELVEDRDLRFKNEMFRLVVRALCGFKEFDAVKQLILKIVVDTSQEHLLISAISTLIPALVNAGEIIQALEMLMLVESKGLYFCNHHMFRFWYSNDMLHIRKILEEAKKKDSKLTVALLYHALIVGYCKLQQFDRALKLLTEMKDFGVLYTNLDEYHKLIHSFCLMDMEWKLAIEQLEEMEPMDREMVEDELHTMATMDKQMVEERLEEMSEEQLEEVRISMQKYLS, from the exons ATGGTCGTGGAGTCTGCTACGAAGGCAAAGGTTATTCAGAGATACCTTGGTGATATGTATGAAGTATTGCCAAGCTATGGTCATGTAAGAGACTTGGCTGCAAGGTCTGGATCTGTGCGGCCCGATGATGACTTTAGTATGGTGTGGGAAGTTCCATCATCTGCCTGGACTCAGCTGAAGAGCATCAATCTTGCCTTGAGCGG AGCAGAAAATCTTATTATTGCATCAGATCCTGATCGCGAGGGAGAGGCTATCGCTTGGCACATAATTGAGATGTTACACCAACAAGGAGCTCTGCGCGATAATGTTTTTCTGGCTAGAGTTGTCTTTCATGAAATAACCGAGCAATCTATAAAAACTGCTTTGCAAGCACCGCGAGAGATTGATGTGAATTTGGTTCATGCTTACCTTGCACGGAGGGCCCTCGATTATTTGATTGGGTTTAATATTTCACCATTACTATGGAGGAAGTTACCGGGTTGCCAATCAGCAGGAAGAGTTCAATCTGCTGCACTTTCTCTTATATGTGATAGAGAAATGGAAATTGATCAATTTAAACCCAAGGAGTATTGGACTATGGAGGCCAAGTTTGATAGGAAAGAGCGGATATCAAACAAGGACGTAACATTTCGTGGTCGCTTGACCCATTTTGATTCTAACAAGTTGACTCAATTTTCAATTACCTCTGATGGGCAGGCAAGGGATATTGAAGGCAAGGTAAACTCTGCAGAGTTTCAGGTTATTAGCatgaaaaaaaacaaagttcGAAGAAATCCTCCAACACCTTATATAACATCAACACTTCAGCAAGATGCtggaaataaattgaaattctCAGCAAGTCAGACAATGAAG ATTGCTCAGAAACTCTACGAGGGAGTTGAATTGTCTAATGGTAAAGCAGTGGGGTTGATAACATACATGAGAACTGATGGATTCCAT ATTTCTGATGAAGCTGTTGCCAATATTCGCTCCCTGATAATTGAAAG GTATGGACAAAATTTTGTTGCACAAAGTCCACCTAAGTATTTTAAAAAGGTGAAAAATGCACAAGAAGCCCATGAAGCCATTAGACCAACTGACATACGTTATTTACCAT CAATGCTGGCTGGGGTGTTAGATGAAGAATCCTTGAAGCTTTACACACTTATTTGGTCAAGAACAGTTTCATGTCAGATGGAACCAGCTATTCTTGAGAAG ATACAAGTCGATATTGGAAATGCTGATAAGTCTATCATGTTACGGTCTGCTAGCTCAAGGGTTGAGTTTCCTGGATACCAGGCAGTTTTCACG GACATTGTCACTGAAGCTGGACAAGATAGAGACAGTGATGGATCCAATCATGATCTAGCTTTTGAGGTTCTAAATTCCTTGAAG ACAGAGGATCTGTTACATCTTGTTGAAACTGAGGGGAGTCAGCACCATACACAACCACCACCACGTTACTCCGAAGCATCATTA GTTAAGAAGCTTGAAGAGCTTGGGATTGGAAGACCTTCAACATATGCAAGCACATTAAGAGTTTTACAG GATAGAAAATACGTGACAGTAAAAAGTCGTGTTCTGTCTCCAGAATTTCGTGGTCGTATG GTTTCAGCTTTTCTGTCACATCATTTTTCAGAGGTCACAGACTACAGTTTCACTGCCGATATGGAAACTGAG CTTGATAATGTTTCTGCTGGAATAACCAAATGGAAAGGCCTCCTTGGAGATTATTGGACACGGTTTAAATCATATTGTGAACGTACTTCTAATGTTCATATTCACCAG GTTGAGAAGatgttagaaaaaaaatttgcgGATTACTTATTTGGTTCTCTCCCAGATAAGAGCCGGGTGTGTCCAAG TTGTAACGAAGGCACACTTATATTTAAAGTAAGTAGATTTGGTGCTGGCTACTTTATAGGCTGTGATCAACATCCGAGGTGCAA GTATATTGCTAAAACATTATATGgtaatgatgatgatggtgatgatgatgatgaggaagaTACACCTAAGCAAAACACTATGATAGAGGAACCAAAACTCCTAGGTTTTAATAGTGCAAATGAAAAG ATTCTTCTGAAAAGCGGTCCTTATGGAATCTATATTCAGCTTGGAGAAGACAGGAAGGGACACCCACCTAAAAGAGTCTCTGTTCCTCAT GTAAAGGATGTGGACTCTATCACCCTTGAAGACGCACTTGTGTTGCTACAATATCCATTGACATTG GGTAAGCATCCTCAGGATGGAAATCCTGTCGAATTAAAGGTTGCAACGCGTGGCTATTCTATTTGGCATGGAAGCAAAATTGCTCCTGTTCCTAAG AGGTTGATAGCGTTTGGAACAAGACATGGCAGGAACTACATCAGCGGTTCTTCTTTATCATCATCCTCCTCTTCACAAAAAAAGGTCTTTTTCTCTAACTTTAATTTAATACCATGTCAGTTATCATCATGTAATTCAGATTCCAAAGATGATTTCCATATAGTGATGAATATTCTTAGTAATTCTGCTCCCAGTAGGGGTGGCCACCAAATTTATTCAGCTCTTGATGCTGCCCTTGACGACGTCACCAATTTAGATAAACACTTTGTACTCAAAGTTATTGAAACCTCTTGTCAAACTAAATTACTTCATACCCCAAGGGTTCCACCTTCTGATCTTATCCGCTATTTAAAGTTAGTTTGGAAGAATAACAAGGACCTCATCACTACCTCTGTTGTTCAATCCCTTGTTTCATCAATATGCTGCTCTACCTCTCCCACACAACGTCCAACAAAGAATGATCTACTTTTTCTCTGGGACTTTCTCAACCATATTGCCCGCTATCACCCACCCGGTCTTCTTAATGCTCCGATTCTCAATACACTCATACAATCCCTCGGAGGAGAAGGAAAGGCTGCACTTGAcgttttcaataaatttcaGGTCTTTCATTGTGTTCCAAATCATGATACATATTACTTTACACTGCAAGCTCTTTTGAATACTAGTACTTGTAGTCCTGATATGATCCACCAAGCTGCTTCTATCTGTCAAAACATGATGCTGCTCCTTCCTCCTCATGATCATCATCATGGTGGCTCTTCTCATGATCAAGAATACACCCAAccttctcctcctcctcctcctcctagTCCTGATGATGATGACAACGACATTGACTTCCAGACTGCGCTGACATTTCTCGGTGGTATTCCTAGACCATATCTCAAAGACCGTGTGTGTGCAAATCTTAATTTAATAGATTTTAACCCTCTGCGTCAACAGCTGCACCACTTTGTACTCAAAACTATTGAAACCTCTTCTCAAACTAAATTAATTGAAACCCGAAAGGTTTCGCCTCATAATCTTATCCACTTTGTAAAGTGGGCTTGGAGGAGGAGGAGTAACAATAATAAAGATCTCATCACTACCCATGTTCTGGAATCTCTTGTTTCGGCAGTAGTACGTGGAAATGTTCATCTAAGGAAGAACGACATACTTTTTCTGTGGGACTTGCTTAAGCATATTGGCCACTGTCAGACTGGCCTTCTTAACACCCAAATTCTCAATCAACTCCTATATGACAATCAATTGAAATTTGACCATGGAAAGACCGCACTCgaaatttttcataaatttgagGTATTTCAATGTGTGCCGAGTCGAGATACGTATACTCTTACACTGGAAGCTCTTTTGGCCACAAGGCTTATTATGTCCCACCAAGCCGCTTCTATCTGTCAAAAGATGCTGCTTCATCCAGAAACCCTCCTTCTTGATGACGCTCCGGTTCTTATTGCCTTGATATCTTGGTTTGCTCAAAACAATATGACTAAAGAAGCCTATGCTCTCTACCTGGCTGCAAAAGAGAAACCTAAAACAAACCCTAACTGGCCGCTATGGATAGATAGATCGTTTCTACTTTTAACTATCACAGTACtttgttcaaaaaaagaaacTGTATATCTGGCTTTCGAGATGTTCAATGATATCCCTGAGTTGGTGGAGGATCGGGACTTacgttttaaaaatgaaatgtttagGCTTGTTGTCCGAGCCTTGTGTGGGTTTAAAGAATTCGATGCAGTCAAGCAGTTGATCCTTAAAATCGTTGTAGACACAAGTCAAGAACATCTTTTAATATCTGCTATCAGTACACTTATTCCTGCCCTTGTTAACGCTGGGGAAATCATACAGGCTTTGGAGATGCTGATGCTAGTGGAAAGTAAAGGTTTATACTTTTGTAATCATCATATGTTTCGTTTTTGGTATTCAAATGATATGCTACATATTAGGAAGATcttggaagaagccaaaaagaaGGATTCTAAGTTAACCGTTGCTCTGCTGTACCATGCACTCATTGTTGGATATTGCAAGCTACAGCAATTTGACCGTGCTCTCAAGTTATTGACTGAAATGAAGGATTTTGGTGTCTTGTACACTAATCTTGATGAATATCACAAGTTGATCCACTCTTTTTGCTTGATGGATATGGAGTGGAAATTGGCAATAGAGCAGCTAGAGGAAATGGAGCCTATGGATAGGGAAATGGTAGAAGATGAGCTACATACAATGGCCACTATGGATAAGCAAATGGTAGAAGAGCGGCTAGAGGAAATGTCAGAAGAGCAGCTAGAGGAAGTTAGAATTTCAATGCAAAAATATTTGAGTTGA
- the LOC123908901 gene encoding uncharacterized protein LOC123908901 isoform X4 has product MLHQQGALRDNVFLARVVFHEITEQSIKTALQAPREIDVNLVHAYLARRALDYLIGFNISPLLWRKLPGCQSAGRVQSAALSLICDREMEIDQFKPKEYWTMEAKFDRKERISNKDVTFRGRLTHFDSNKLTQFSITSDGQARDIEGKVNSAEFQVISMKKNKVRRNPPTPYITSTLQQDAGNKLKFSASQTMKIAQKLYEGVELSNGKAVGLITYMRTDGFHISDEAVANIRSLIIERYGQNFVAQSPPKYFKKVKNAQEAHEAIRPTDIRYLPSMLAGVLDEESLKLYTLIWSRTVSCQMEPAILEKIQVDIGNADKSIMLRSASSRVEFPGYQAVFTDIVTEAGQDRDSDGSNHDLAFEVLNSLKTEDLLHLVETEGSQHHTQPPPRYSEASLVKKLEELGIGRPSTYASTLRVLQDRKYVTVKSRVLSPEFRGRMVSAFLSHHFSEVTDYSFTADMETELDNVSAGITKWKGLLGDYWTRFKSYCERTSNVHIHQVEKMLEKKFADYLFGSLPDKSRVCPSCNEGTLIFKVSRFGAGYFIGCDQHPRCKYIAKTLYGNDDDGDDDDEEDTPKQNTMIEEPKLLGFNSANEKILLKSGPYGIYIQLGEDRKGHPPKRVSVPHVKDVDSITLEDALVLLQYPLTLGKHPQDGNPVELKVATRGYSIWHGSKIAPVPKRLIAFGTRHGRNYISGSSLSSSSSSQKKVFFSNFNLIPCQLSSCNSDSKDDFHIVMNILSNSAPSRGGHQIYSALDAALDDVTNLDKHFVLKVIETSCQTKLLHTPRVPPSDLIRYLKLVWKNNKDLITTSVVQSLVSSICCSTSPTQRPTKNDLLFLWDFLNHIARYHPPGLLNAPILNTLIQSLGGEGKAALDVFNKFQVFHCVPNHDTYYFTLQALLNTSTCSPDMIHQAASICQNMMLLLPPHDHHHGGSSHDQEYTQPSPPPPPPSPDDDDNDIDFQTALTFLGGIPRPYLKDRVCANLNLIDFNPLRQQLHHFVLKTIETSSQTKLIETRKVSPHNLIHFVKWAWRRRSNNNKDLITTHVLESLVSAVVRGNVHLRKNDILFLWDLLKHIGHCQTGLLNTQILNQLLYDNQLKFDHGKTALEIFHKFEVFQCVPSRDTYTLTLEALLATRLIMSHQAASICQKMLLHPETLLLDDAPVLIALISWFAQNNMTKEAYALYLAAKEKPKTNPNWPLWIDRSFLLLTITVLCSKKETVYLAFEMFNDIPELVEDRDLRFKNEMFRLVVRALCGFKEFDAVKQLILKIVVDTSQEHLLISAISTLIPALVNAGEIIQALEMLMLVESKGLYFCNHHMFRFWYSNDMLHIRKILEEAKKKDSKLTVALLYHALIVGYCKLQQFDRALKLLTEMKDFGVLYTNLDEYHKLIHSFCLMDMEWKLAIEQLEEMEPMDREMVEDELHTMATMDKQMVEERLEEMSEEQLEEVRISMQKYLS; this is encoded by the exons ATGTTACACCAACAAGGAGCTCTGCGCGATAATGTTTTTCTGGCTAGAGTTGTCTTTCATGAAATAACCGAGCAATCTATAAAAACTGCTTTGCAAGCACCGCGAGAGATTGATGTGAATTTGGTTCATGCTTACCTTGCACGGAGGGCCCTCGATTATTTGATTGGGTTTAATATTTCACCATTACTATGGAGGAAGTTACCGGGTTGCCAATCAGCAGGAAGAGTTCAATCTGCTGCACTTTCTCTTATATGTGATAGAGAAATGGAAATTGATCAATTTAAACCCAAGGAGTATTGGACTATGGAGGCCAAGTTTGATAGGAAAGAGCGGATATCAAACAAGGACGTAACATTTCGTGGTCGCTTGACCCATTTTGATTCTAACAAGTTGACTCAATTTTCAATTACCTCTGATGGGCAGGCAAGGGATATTGAAGGCAAGGTAAACTCTGCAGAGTTTCAGGTTATTAGCatgaaaaaaaacaaagttcGAAGAAATCCTCCAACACCTTATATAACATCAACACTTCAGCAAGATGCtggaaataaattgaaattctCAGCAAGTCAGACAATGAAG ATTGCTCAGAAACTCTACGAGGGAGTTGAATTGTCTAATGGTAAAGCAGTGGGGTTGATAACATACATGAGAACTGATGGATTCCAT ATTTCTGATGAAGCTGTTGCCAATATTCGCTCCCTGATAATTGAAAG GTATGGACAAAATTTTGTTGCACAAAGTCCACCTAAGTATTTTAAAAAGGTGAAAAATGCACAAGAAGCCCATGAAGCCATTAGACCAACTGACATACGTTATTTACCAT CAATGCTGGCTGGGGTGTTAGATGAAGAATCCTTGAAGCTTTACACACTTATTTGGTCAAGAACAGTTTCATGTCAGATGGAACCAGCTATTCTTGAGAAG ATACAAGTCGATATTGGAAATGCTGATAAGTCTATCATGTTACGGTCTGCTAGCTCAAGGGTTGAGTTTCCTGGATACCAGGCAGTTTTCACG GACATTGTCACTGAAGCTGGACAAGATAGAGACAGTGATGGATCCAATCATGATCTAGCTTTTGAGGTTCTAAATTCCTTGAAG ACAGAGGATCTGTTACATCTTGTTGAAACTGAGGGGAGTCAGCACCATACACAACCACCACCACGTTACTCCGAAGCATCATTA GTTAAGAAGCTTGAAGAGCTTGGGATTGGAAGACCTTCAACATATGCAAGCACATTAAGAGTTTTACAG GATAGAAAATACGTGACAGTAAAAAGTCGTGTTCTGTCTCCAGAATTTCGTGGTCGTATG GTTTCAGCTTTTCTGTCACATCATTTTTCAGAGGTCACAGACTACAGTTTCACTGCCGATATGGAAACTGAG CTTGATAATGTTTCTGCTGGAATAACCAAATGGAAAGGCCTCCTTGGAGATTATTGGACACGGTTTAAATCATATTGTGAACGTACTTCTAATGTTCATATTCACCAG GTTGAGAAGatgttagaaaaaaaatttgcgGATTACTTATTTGGTTCTCTCCCAGATAAGAGCCGGGTGTGTCCAAG TTGTAACGAAGGCACACTTATATTTAAAGTAAGTAGATTTGGTGCTGGCTACTTTATAGGCTGTGATCAACATCCGAGGTGCAA GTATATTGCTAAAACATTATATGgtaatgatgatgatggtgatgatgatgatgaggaagaTACACCTAAGCAAAACACTATGATAGAGGAACCAAAACTCCTAGGTTTTAATAGTGCAAATGAAAAG ATTCTTCTGAAAAGCGGTCCTTATGGAATCTATATTCAGCTTGGAGAAGACAGGAAGGGACACCCACCTAAAAGAGTCTCTGTTCCTCAT GTAAAGGATGTGGACTCTATCACCCTTGAAGACGCACTTGTGTTGCTACAATATCCATTGACATTG GGTAAGCATCCTCAGGATGGAAATCCTGTCGAATTAAAGGTTGCAACGCGTGGCTATTCTATTTGGCATGGAAGCAAAATTGCTCCTGTTCCTAAG AGGTTGATAGCGTTTGGAACAAGACATGGCAGGAACTACATCAGCGGTTCTTCTTTATCATCATCCTCCTCTTCACAAAAAAAGGTCTTTTTCTCTAACTTTAATTTAATACCATGTCAGTTATCATCATGTAATTCAGATTCCAAAGATGATTTCCATATAGTGATGAATATTCTTAGTAATTCTGCTCCCAGTAGGGGTGGCCACCAAATTTATTCAGCTCTTGATGCTGCCCTTGACGACGTCACCAATTTAGATAAACACTTTGTACTCAAAGTTATTGAAACCTCTTGTCAAACTAAATTACTTCATACCCCAAGGGTTCCACCTTCTGATCTTATCCGCTATTTAAAGTTAGTTTGGAAGAATAACAAGGACCTCATCACTACCTCTGTTGTTCAATCCCTTGTTTCATCAATATGCTGCTCTACCTCTCCCACACAACGTCCAACAAAGAATGATCTACTTTTTCTCTGGGACTTTCTCAACCATATTGCCCGCTATCACCCACCCGGTCTTCTTAATGCTCCGATTCTCAATACACTCATACAATCCCTCGGAGGAGAAGGAAAGGCTGCACTTGAcgttttcaataaatttcaGGTCTTTCATTGTGTTCCAAATCATGATACATATTACTTTACACTGCAAGCTCTTTTGAATACTAGTACTTGTAGTCCTGATATGATCCACCAAGCTGCTTCTATCTGTCAAAACATGATGCTGCTCCTTCCTCCTCATGATCATCATCATGGTGGCTCTTCTCATGATCAAGAATACACCCAAccttctcctcctcctcctcctcctagTCCTGATGATGATGACAACGACATTGACTTCCAGACTGCGCTGACATTTCTCGGTGGTATTCCTAGACCATATCTCAAAGACCGTGTGTGTGCAAATCTTAATTTAATAGATTTTAACCCTCTGCGTCAACAGCTGCACCACTTTGTACTCAAAACTATTGAAACCTCTTCTCAAACTAAATTAATTGAAACCCGAAAGGTTTCGCCTCATAATCTTATCCACTTTGTAAAGTGGGCTTGGAGGAGGAGGAGTAACAATAATAAAGATCTCATCACTACCCATGTTCTGGAATCTCTTGTTTCGGCAGTAGTACGTGGAAATGTTCATCTAAGGAAGAACGACATACTTTTTCTGTGGGACTTGCTTAAGCATATTGGCCACTGTCAGACTGGCCTTCTTAACACCCAAATTCTCAATCAACTCCTATATGACAATCAATTGAAATTTGACCATGGAAAGACCGCACTCgaaatttttcataaatttgagGTATTTCAATGTGTGCCGAGTCGAGATACGTATACTCTTACACTGGAAGCTCTTTTGGCCACAAGGCTTATTATGTCCCACCAAGCCGCTTCTATCTGTCAAAAGATGCTGCTTCATCCAGAAACCCTCCTTCTTGATGACGCTCCGGTTCTTATTGCCTTGATATCTTGGTTTGCTCAAAACAATATGACTAAAGAAGCCTATGCTCTCTACCTGGCTGCAAAAGAGAAACCTAAAACAAACCCTAACTGGCCGCTATGGATAGATAGATCGTTTCTACTTTTAACTATCACAGTACtttgttcaaaaaaagaaacTGTATATCTGGCTTTCGAGATGTTCAATGATATCCCTGAGTTGGTGGAGGATCGGGACTTacgttttaaaaatgaaatgtttagGCTTGTTGTCCGAGCCTTGTGTGGGTTTAAAGAATTCGATGCAGTCAAGCAGTTGATCCTTAAAATCGTTGTAGACACAAGTCAAGAACATCTTTTAATATCTGCTATCAGTACACTTATTCCTGCCCTTGTTAACGCTGGGGAAATCATACAGGCTTTGGAGATGCTGATGCTAGTGGAAAGTAAAGGTTTATACTTTTGTAATCATCATATGTTTCGTTTTTGGTATTCAAATGATATGCTACATATTAGGAAGATcttggaagaagccaaaaagaaGGATTCTAAGTTAACCGTTGCTCTGCTGTACCATGCACTCATTGTTGGATATTGCAAGCTACAGCAATTTGACCGTGCTCTCAAGTTATTGACTGAAATGAAGGATTTTGGTGTCTTGTACACTAATCTTGATGAATATCACAAGTTGATCCACTCTTTTTGCTTGATGGATATGGAGTGGAAATTGGCAATAGAGCAGCTAGAGGAAATGGAGCCTATGGATAGGGAAATGGTAGAAGATGAGCTACATACAATGGCCACTATGGATAAGCAAATGGTAGAAGAGCGGCTAGAGGAAATGTCAGAAGAGCAGCTAGAGGAAGTTAGAATTTCAATGCAAAAATATTTGAGTTGA